The window AGTTGTAGTGAAGACTTTTTGACCCCTTCTATTGAAAATACTAAATTTAGATCCAGCAACTGCGGAAGTTGGGCTAGAAGCCGTAGAGCACTTTTGGCACTTGGGGCATATTCTGCTTCTCCCAAACTCGTGATTTATCGGATACATGATTTTTGGGATAGCCACTGACGCCCACTTCTTCCGGCGTTTTGCGACTTTGCCTTTTGGCGCCCTCACCCCGAATTTGCGCAAAACTTATTTGGCTTGATATTCGTGCATCTGCGATTGCCCTTCCCGGACAGTTTAGAGGGATAATTTCGATCGCTCTGAAACATTCATTCAGCTCGTGCCATCGTGAGTTTTCCTTCAAATTTTGGCATTCTGATTCCACTGACAATCAAAAAGATCAAATCGCTTCGGATTGACGCACATGCGGCAAATTTTGCAGAAGTCTGGCCCGCAACCCGATGAGAGTTAGTCCCACAACTTCATTGGAGGTTGCATCGTAACGGAGAATCACCCCCCTCGCCAATGTCAATGCCCAGAGCGGGTTGAGGCTTGCCAAGAGAGAGATAAAGAACATCCGATTCTTCATCATAATCCCAATCGACGGCTGTGGGTTTTTCCAAAATCTTTACCGCTTCCATAGAACTTTCCTCCGTGCTGAAGGTCGACCCGTCAAATAGGCCGTCACAATGAAACCGTCCGATGTCCCGATCTCCCGATAGGCAACCGCGAAATACTTGCGCGTCAACGGCGTCTATGAATAGAAACGAATGGCATGCAATTCACCGAAATCACCCGCTGGTATCATCTCGGGTTCCGCCACTGTTTCTAATACATGGTTCTTCTGGTCCAGCATTTCCACGTGACGATCAACGATATGTTGCCACCGCTCGTCCGTCAAACGGATTGGAACACCGTTGTGCGAATACACGATCAGCATCTTACCCGCCCAGGTATAACGCTCTGCTCAGCATTCCGGCTTCAATCAAGCATTTTTTCCGCCGACACCACGGTTCCCGTCTTGCCTTGCCAGGCCTCTTCAAACGCGTCGATCGAAGTGATCACCACGCGCCGGCCGCCGCCTTCCAGGAAATTGATCGCCCCGCGCATCTTCGGACCCATGCTGCCCGCCGGAAAATGGCCTTCGGCGTAATAGCGCTTCAGCTCGGCCAGCGTGATGCCATCGAGCCATTGTTCATTCGGTTGGCGGTAGTTGATCGCAACCTTCTCGATGGGCGTCAGAATCGCCAGCTCGTCCGCGCCAATGTCCTTGGCCAGCACCGCTGCGGCCAGGTCCTTGTCGATCACGGCGTTGATGCCTTCCAGCAGCTCTGGGCGTTCGTGTTGATCATAGTAAACCGGAATGCCGCCGCCGCCCGCAGCAATCACGATGTGCCCGAGATGCACCAGCTCGCGGATGACCTTGCGCTCGACAATTGCCACCGGTTCGGGGGAAG of the bacterium genome contains:
- the arcC gene encoding carbamate kinase → MVIAIGGNAITREFEDGNIYQQFANTRRSLKSLVRLIAEGYRVVIVHGNGPQVGNALIRVETSRHLVPPLPLGVIVADLQGGMGYMIQQSLQNMLHRHGLQRDVVTVVTQVVVNPDDPSIKQPSKFVGPVYTAEQVPELRERYGWQMKEDLGRGWRRVVPSPEPVAIVERKVIRELVHLGHIVIAAGGGGIPVYYDQHERPELLEGINAVIDKDLAAAVLAKDIGADELAILTPIEKVAINYRQPNEQWLDGITLAELKRYYAEGHFPAGSMGPKMRGAINFLEGGGRRVVITSIDAFEEAWQGKTGTVVSAEKMLD